In Streptomyces sp. DG2A-72, one genomic interval encodes:
- a CDS encoding trans-aconitate 2-methyltransferase yields MPVNAFAGTSAYYRRFRPGIPVALAALLDQAAPTDSPRRLLDIGTGPGFVVRALLPYFDDLFAVDAEPGMLTEAETMIRPTLDTAHRLQMRHALAEDFLPPEGWRPHLVTCGRVFHWLNQQRFLDRLSEYVAPEGVVAVFSDRSLWTAGSQWQQAVREVVQEFLGEQRRAGDGAFRTPGPPHEEVLRASAFSHVTSTVVPVHRQWKISQVLGYLYSTSFAAPHLFGDRRDAFELAVANALTPFADRGVLTEDNAFTVLTARRPSTHEGR; encoded by the coding sequence GTGCCCGTGAATGCCTTCGCCGGAACCTCCGCCTACTACCGACGCTTCCGCCCCGGCATTCCCGTCGCCCTCGCGGCCCTCCTCGACCAGGCCGCGCCCACAGACAGCCCGCGGCGCCTTCTGGACATCGGCACCGGCCCGGGATTCGTCGTCCGCGCTCTCTTGCCGTACTTCGACGATCTGTTCGCGGTCGACGCCGAGCCGGGGATGCTCACAGAGGCCGAGACCATGATCCGTCCCACGCTCGACACCGCCCACCGGCTGCAGATGCGTCACGCGCTCGCGGAGGACTTTCTGCCACCGGAGGGATGGCGGCCACATCTCGTCACGTGTGGCCGTGTCTTCCACTGGCTGAACCAGCAACGCTTCCTCGACCGGCTCAGCGAGTACGTGGCCCCCGAGGGGGTGGTCGCGGTCTTCAGCGACCGGAGTCTGTGGACCGCCGGCAGCCAGTGGCAGCAGGCCGTCCGCGAGGTCGTCCAGGAATTCCTCGGTGAGCAACGGAGAGCCGGCGACGGCGCATTCAGAACCCCTGGGCCGCCGCACGAGGAGGTGCTTCGTGCTTCCGCTTTCTCGCACGTCACCTCCACGGTCGTTCCCGTCCACCGCCAGTGGAAGATCTCGCAGGTCCTGGGCTACCTGTACTCAACGTCGTTCGCGGCCCCGCACCTGTTCGGCGACCGCCGCGACGCCTTCGAACTGGCCGTTGCCAACGCCCTCACCCCCTTCGCCGACCGAGGAGTGCTCACGGAGGACAACGCCTTCACCGTCCTCACCGCACGCCGCCCCTCCACACACGAAGGCCGGTGA
- a CDS encoding 2'-5' RNA ligase family protein, with translation MKPFTFQQGTGAWEAGTAPSLVHAYVPVDLGANPELADLVSGIRTATKDDPLTHVGDEWFHITLYQLSAKPAAEVTEAEQRALAAELTRQMESFAPFTITVGSPLVYGTGIIFDLGPDEPLNQLRTAATRAFEVVLGTEATSYDTGVLHLTESYATAEVDAEHYRQLHRRVRRVRPSHASLHVDTIALVDVVANDTEKTITWKTLAEIPLGGVR, from the coding sequence ATGAAGCCGTTCACGTTTCAGCAGGGCACGGGTGCATGGGAGGCAGGAACGGCGCCGTCCCTCGTCCACGCCTATGTCCCCGTGGATCTCGGCGCCAACCCGGAGCTCGCCGACCTTGTGAGTGGCATCCGCACCGCGACCAAGGACGATCCGCTCACGCACGTCGGGGACGAGTGGTTCCACATCACGCTGTATCAGCTGAGCGCCAAGCCCGCCGCCGAGGTCACGGAGGCCGAACAGCGCGCTCTGGCCGCCGAACTGACCCGGCAGATGGAGAGCTTCGCGCCCTTCACCATCACTGTAGGCAGCCCGCTGGTCTACGGCACGGGCATCATTTTCGACCTCGGGCCCGACGAGCCGCTGAACCAGCTGCGGACCGCCGCCACGCGGGCCTTCGAGGTCGTGCTCGGCACCGAAGCCACGTCGTACGACACCGGAGTATTGCACCTGACGGAGTCGTACGCCACAGCCGAGGTGGACGCGGAGCACTACCGCCAACTGCACCGACGCGTACGCCGAGTCCGCCCCAGCCACGCATCGCTCCACGTCGACACCATTGCCCTGGTCGACGTCGTCGCCAACGACACCGAGAAGACCATCACCTGGAAGACCCTGGCGGAGATCCCGTTGGGTGGCGTCCGGTGA
- a CDS encoding cytochrome P450, whose translation MDRTLPLPLVLDPTGHARATEEAALHAAGPATLVDILGVAAWSVSDPAILKSLLIDSRVSKDASQHWPAYISGEIAEKWPLALWVGVNNMFTAYGPDHRRLRRLVSPAFTARRTAEMVPRIEQITARLTSQIAQTKPGEVVDLREAFAFPLPIQVIGNLMGLPEDVWPRFRTVVDGVFDTTLTSEQARANTTALYGILTELVTSKRATRGEDITSTLIDVRDDEGDGTVLTEQELLDTLLLVISAGYETTVNLLDQALTALLTRPDQLAHVRAGRASWDDVIEESLRYAAPISHLPMRYAVEDITLPGGIVIQTGEAILASYGAAGRHPNLHGTTAGTFDVLRKDKQHLAFGHGAHLCLGAPLARAEARAALPALFDTFPDMTLAVPPEELEPVGSLLVNGHRTLPVRLQPAR comes from the coding sequence ATGGACCGCACCCTGCCCCTGCCCCTCGTCCTCGACCCCACCGGCCATGCCCGCGCGACCGAGGAAGCCGCACTCCACGCCGCCGGTCCCGCCACGCTCGTGGACATCCTTGGAGTGGCCGCCTGGTCGGTCAGTGACCCGGCCATCCTCAAGAGCCTCCTGATCGACTCCCGGGTGTCCAAGGACGCCAGCCAGCACTGGCCGGCGTACATCAGCGGCGAGATCGCCGAGAAATGGCCGCTGGCCTTGTGGGTGGGCGTGAACAACATGTTCACCGCCTACGGCCCCGACCACAGGCGGCTGCGGCGCCTGGTCAGCCCAGCGTTCACCGCCCGACGCACCGCCGAGATGGTGCCGCGCATCGAACAGATCACGGCCCGCCTCACCAGCCAGATAGCCCAAACCAAGCCCGGCGAGGTCGTCGACCTTCGCGAGGCCTTCGCCTTCCCCCTGCCGATCCAGGTCATCGGCAATCTCATGGGCCTGCCCGAGGACGTGTGGCCCCGCTTTCGCACCGTGGTCGACGGCGTCTTCGACACCACCCTCACCAGCGAACAGGCCCGCGCCAACACCACCGCCCTGTACGGCATCCTCACCGAACTGGTCACCTCCAAGCGGGCCACCCGCGGCGAGGACATCACCTCGACGCTCATCGACGTACGCGACGACGAGGGCGACGGCACCGTTCTCACGGAGCAAGAACTCCTGGACACGCTGCTCCTGGTCATCAGCGCCGGCTACGAGACGACCGTCAACCTCCTCGACCAGGCCCTCACCGCGCTGCTCACCCGCCCCGACCAGCTGGCCCACGTCCGAGCCGGGCGCGCCTCGTGGGACGACGTGATCGAGGAATCCCTCCGCTACGCCGCACCCATCAGCCACCTGCCGATGCGGTATGCCGTCGAGGACATCACCCTCCCCGGCGGGATCGTGATCCAAACGGGCGAGGCGATCCTCGCCTCCTACGGGGCCGCCGGCCGCCACCCCAACCTGCACGGCACCACCGCGGGAACATTCGACGTCCTGCGGAAGGACAAGCAGCACCTCGCGTTCGGTCACGGCGCACACCTCTGCCTCGGCGCTCCCCTGGCCCGCGCCGAAGCGCGGGCCGCACTCCCCGCCCTCTTCGACACCTTCCCGGACATGACCCTCGCCGTACCGCCCGAGGAACTCGAACCCGTGGGGAGCCTCCTTGTCAACGGACACCGCACGCTGCCCGTACGGCTGCAGCCCGCGCGCTGA
- a CDS encoding GntR family transcriptional regulator, with amino-acid sequence MRGGETRSEFVERVMRRRLTDGTYQPGTLLPRQKTLAMEFHMPVHIFRQAIEPLYLEGHLIHSVKPRGTLVTHDVI; translated from the coding sequence ATGCGAGGCGGGGAGACACGCAGCGAGTTCGTGGAGCGCGTGATGCGACGGCGCCTCACTGACGGGACTTACCAGCCCGGAACGCTGCTCCCACGCCAGAAGACGCTCGCGATGGAGTTCCACATGCCGGTACACATCTTCCGCCAGGCCATCGAGCCCCTGTACCTGGAAGGCCACCTCATCCACTCCGTGAAACCCAGGGGAACTCTGGTCACCCACGATGTCATCTGA
- a CDS encoding DUF6082 family protein — MRHRTTTIALAVTAAASTAHVVLSERRHRERIALTAARIHQRLLADQIERPELRTMWGSLEPLDEAEQTMHLHRNAWVSMWELMHRLGLMPAAEVRSAAESLLTSPEGRAFWKRVREDRMPAAKNRREYRFHTLIDGVYQDMTGELLHAR, encoded by the coding sequence ATGCGACACCGTACGACGACCATTGCGCTGGCAGTGACCGCAGCCGCAAGCACTGCCCATGTCGTCCTCAGCGAACGCCGGCACCGCGAGCGAATTGCATTGACGGCCGCGCGGATACACCAACGACTGCTCGCCGACCAGATCGAACGTCCAGAACTCCGCACGATGTGGGGCAGCCTGGAGCCCCTCGACGAGGCGGAGCAAACCATGCATCTGCATCGCAACGCGTGGGTCTCGATGTGGGAGTTGATGCACCGGCTCGGCCTCATGCCCGCGGCCGAGGTCCGGTCCGCCGCCGAATCGCTGCTCACCTCTCCTGAGGGGAGGGCGTTCTGGAAGCGCGTGCGCGAGGACCGCATGCCCGCAGCCAAGAACCGACGCGAGTACCGCTTCCACACACTCATCGACGGCGTGTACCAGGACATGACCGGCGAACTCTTGCACGCACGGTAG
- a CDS encoding phosphotransferase enzyme family protein: MDEAERGAALTADVLEDRYGLVADHVEPVHMGTDTINRRVLTDDGLRLFVKQYPAMADLDEARNAWDMSEYCRAAKLPVPRVWPDADDNLITIAEGSAWAVVDEAPGQVTTSAMTIPLAEHIGVVMGRMHRALAAYPLPKRVQQTRWRTEPVEDAVAKCDAVMARATRQGHDRLDQLRVDLDQRRTDLRTHSAELRKQLSETLVQQALHADLTRTNLITLADAVTGVIDFRCASALPAWELGRAAFDPRTVATSTNWTTCALAMVGAYRSEHPSLPMQEVRACARIALLYMLFSFYGATTAEYNLPQDAELDLKRYWSERQTAIRRLLGDLEGLEEKLTALGAGGDTA, encoded by the coding sequence ATGGACGAAGCAGAGCGGGGTGCGGCGTTGACCGCTGACGTGCTGGAGGACCGGTACGGCCTCGTCGCCGACCACGTCGAACCGGTGCACATGGGCACGGACACGATCAACCGGCGAGTCCTGACCGACGACGGGCTACGACTGTTCGTCAAGCAGTACCCGGCCATGGCCGACCTGGACGAGGCACGCAACGCATGGGACATGTCGGAATACTGCCGGGCCGCCAAACTCCCCGTCCCACGCGTGTGGCCCGACGCCGACGACAACCTGATCACCATCGCGGAAGGCAGCGCATGGGCCGTCGTCGACGAGGCCCCCGGCCAGGTGACTACATCGGCCATGACGATCCCCCTCGCCGAGCACATCGGCGTCGTCATGGGACGCATGCACCGTGCGCTCGCCGCGTACCCGCTGCCCAAGCGCGTGCAGCAGACCCGCTGGCGGACTGAGCCCGTCGAGGACGCCGTAGCGAAGTGCGACGCCGTGATGGCCAGAGCCACACGGCAGGGTCACGACCGTCTTGACCAACTGCGTGTCGACCTCGACCAGCGGCGTACGGACTTGCGCACCCACTCCGCCGAGCTGCGGAAACAACTGTCCGAGACGCTGGTGCAGCAGGCGCTGCACGCGGATCTGACCCGCACTAACCTGATCACCCTCGCCGACGCTGTCACCGGCGTGATCGACTTCCGCTGCGCCAGCGCGCTGCCGGCCTGGGAGCTGGGGCGAGCGGCGTTCGACCCGCGCACCGTCGCCACCAGCACCAACTGGACTACCTGCGCCCTGGCTATGGTGGGCGCCTACCGCTCGGAGCACCCCAGCCTCCCGATGCAGGAGGTCCGAGCCTGTGCCCGGATCGCACTCCTGTACATGCTCTTCAGCTTCTACGGCGCCACCACCGCCGAGTACAACCTGCCTCAAGACGCGGAGCTGGATCTGAAGCGGTACTGGAGCGAGCGTCAGACGGCCATCCGCCGCCTGCTCGGTGACCTTGAAGGCCTCGAAGAGAAGCTCACCGCCCTCGGGGCGGGCGGGGACACCGCATGA
- a CDS encoding ABC transporter ATP-binding protein: MTTIPKPAATTAPGDEGEAPDEELKFIIPGDRRIEAANAITTRSMAQRLPQLIRRSLALGWQVDRSAVIALLGVQLLSGVLEAFGLMATTGVIKPLIASQHISGDQLRSAVPSLVVLSGAIGLRALLGIASTALSARLSPRIAREAELELLDAATKAELAAYDNPGYNDRWDAADRGVEVSRDLLTQAQYILAASASLIASACVLTAVHPILLPLLVLAALPRGLASVRAARISYIASLATSKDRRLLGMLRWYMVDKQTADQVRSSTMARFLLRKYRTAGARIDATTDQATWRSSRISLVGGAAGGLAHAVVWAALALLVSAGQISVAALGTAFLALGRVSAGLDGIVGYGAQLFRTGMYLDDWADFIDEAGGHRIDRGPRVPADPTLVRAERITFQYPSADRPALDDVSLDVRRGEVVALVGENGSGKTTLSKILSALYLPDQGAVTWDGTDTRDLDAHATWERVAVVPQSYAHWPLSARENITLGQPTEDGDTAVLAAAHAAGADEVIDGLRSGLNTLLAKEWWGGQELSGGQWQRIALARAFHRSAGLLVLDEPTAALDPRAEHRIFAGLRRLAADRAVVLVTHRLTNVAIADRIVVLNKGRVIQHGSFTELLADHDGLFRELWDLQNERTGQVPSPALPSHDVAPNQHALF, encoded by the coding sequence ATGACCACCATCCCGAAGCCAGCCGCCACAACCGCGCCAGGCGACGAGGGGGAGGCACCGGATGAAGAGCTGAAGTTCATCATCCCCGGCGACCGCCGCATCGAGGCCGCCAACGCGATCACCACCCGATCGATGGCCCAGCGCCTGCCCCAACTGATCCGCCGATCCCTTGCCTTGGGCTGGCAGGTCGACCGCTCCGCGGTCATCGCCCTGCTCGGCGTCCAACTCCTCTCGGGGGTGTTGGAGGCGTTCGGGCTGATGGCCACCACCGGCGTGATCAAGCCGCTGATCGCTTCCCAGCACATCAGCGGTGACCAACTCCGCTCCGCCGTGCCGTCTCTGGTGGTCCTGTCGGGGGCCATCGGTCTGCGTGCCCTGCTCGGCATCGCCTCCACCGCACTGTCGGCCCGGCTCTCCCCGCGAATTGCCCGGGAGGCCGAACTCGAACTCCTCGACGCGGCGACCAAGGCGGAACTGGCCGCGTACGACAACCCTGGATACAACGATCGCTGGGACGCCGCCGATCGGGGCGTAGAGGTCTCCAGGGACCTCCTCACCCAAGCCCAGTACATCCTCGCCGCCTCGGCATCACTGATCGCCTCAGCGTGCGTTCTGACCGCTGTGCACCCGATCCTGCTGCCGCTTCTCGTGCTGGCGGCCCTGCCGAGGGGCCTGGCCAGCGTGCGGGCAGCGCGCATCAGCTACATCGCCTCGCTCGCCACCTCGAAAGACCGGCGGCTACTGGGCATGCTGCGCTGGTACATGGTCGACAAGCAGACCGCCGACCAGGTTCGCTCCAGCACCATGGCACGGTTCCTGCTCCGCAAGTACCGCACGGCCGGGGCGCGGATCGACGCGACCACCGACCAGGCCACCTGGCGCTCCTCCAGAATCTCCCTAGTGGGTGGGGCCGCCGGAGGTCTCGCCCACGCCGTCGTCTGGGCGGCCTTGGCACTATTGGTGTCCGCCGGGCAGATCTCGGTCGCCGCGCTCGGCACCGCGTTCCTCGCCCTGGGCCGCGTCAGCGCCGGACTGGACGGAATCGTCGGTTACGGAGCCCAACTCTTCCGTACCGGAATGTACTTGGACGACTGGGCAGACTTCATCGACGAAGCCGGCGGACACCGCATCGACCGCGGCCCCCGCGTGCCGGCAGATCCCACTCTCGTACGCGCCGAGCGCATCACCTTCCAGTACCCGAGCGCCGACCGACCCGCCCTCGACGATGTATCCCTGGATGTCCGGCGCGGCGAAGTCGTTGCGCTAGTGGGCGAGAACGGCTCCGGCAAGACCACACTCAGTAAGATCCTTTCGGCTCTGTACCTACCCGATCAAGGAGCCGTCACCTGGGACGGCACCGACACCAGAGACCTCGACGCGCACGCCACCTGGGAACGTGTGGCCGTCGTACCGCAGTCCTACGCGCACTGGCCCCTGTCAGCGAGGGAGAACATCACCCTCGGCCAGCCCACCGAGGATGGAGACACCGCGGTGCTCGCTGCGGCGCATGCAGCAGGCGCCGACGAGGTCATCGACGGGCTTCGTAGCGGCCTGAACACCCTGCTGGCCAAGGAATGGTGGGGAGGACAGGAACTATCCGGCGGACAGTGGCAGAGGATCGCGCTCGCCCGCGCCTTCCACCGCTCAGCCGGACTGCTCGTCCTGGACGAACCGACCGCCGCCCTCGACCCGAGAGCCGAGCACCGCATCTTCGCTGGCCTGCGCCGCCTCGCCGCCGACCGCGCGGTCGTCCTGGTCACCCACCGGCTCACCAACGTGGCGATCGCCGACCGCATCGTCGTCCTCAACAAGGGCCGGGTGATTCAGCACGGCAGCTTCACCGAGTTGCTCGCTGACCACGACGGCTTGTTCCGCGAGCTGTGGGACCTGCAGAACGAGCGGACGGGCCAAGTCCCTTCCCCTGCCTTGCCGAGCCACGACGTGGCGCCCAACCAACATGCCCTGTTCTAA
- a CDS encoding 7-carboxy-7-deazaguanine synthase QueE, with product MTRSSLPLLTTDGRNRETHLPINEVFWDVVQGEGPYMGRSCGFIRLGLCNLHCPPCDTAQTWDTSRYDLAVTCPDTAVLAAVDQMPARVRMVVISGGEPLLWQRTPAFVTMLGMLKHRGIEVHVETNGTIAPLPPADLDVRHYSVSPKLTAMGGGDPLKRRIKPDVIAAFAQLAAAGRAVFKFVVADQEQIAEVADFATEHGLEPSWVWVMPEASDTATLLERQPLITASAAAYSYNVSTRLHMIAQCR from the coding sequence GTGACTCGCTCCTCTCTGCCACTGCTAACAACTGACGGCCGGAATCGGGAAACTCATCTCCCGATCAACGAGGTCTTCTGGGACGTGGTGCAGGGCGAGGGCCCCTACATGGGTCGATCCTGCGGCTTCATCCGCTTGGGCTTGTGTAACCTGCACTGTCCCCCCTGTGACACGGCTCAGACCTGGGACACGTCGCGCTACGACCTGGCCGTCACCTGCCCGGACACCGCCGTCCTGGCTGCGGTGGACCAGATGCCTGCGAGGGTCCGGATGGTGGTGATCTCCGGTGGTGAACCTCTGCTGTGGCAGCGCACACCGGCGTTCGTCACCATGCTGGGGATGCTGAAGCACCGCGGCATCGAGGTGCACGTGGAGACGAACGGCACCATCGCACCGCTCCCGCCGGCCGACCTCGACGTACGGCACTACAGCGTCTCGCCAAAACTGACGGCCATGGGCGGCGGCGATCCCCTCAAGCGCCGTATCAAGCCGGATGTGATCGCAGCGTTCGCGCAACTCGCGGCGGCCGGCCGGGCCGTATTCAAGTTCGTCGTCGCCGACCAGGAGCAGATCGCTGAAGTGGCCGACTTCGCGACCGAGCACGGTCTGGAACCATCGTGGGTCTGGGTGATGCCCGAGGCGTCCGACACGGCCACGCTGCTGGAACGCCAACCGCTGATCACGGCCTCCGCCGCGGCGTACAGCTACAACGTCAGTACCCGGCTGCACATGATCGCGCAATGCCGATGA
- a CDS encoding endonuclease/exonuclease/phosphatase family protein has translation MAILIGNYNAYKLKLDARGSTAWCTRVKAVQEFGPDLLGLQEVVVDEAATPPAQWDAVAALTIAAFAEDCGLSAAVPATPGRPQGVAMAANSHRAWYTAVLWNPDSVGHVSGSYRPLGAPDFWHGLTTLAFDIGAAEPLTLVSYQGDPFRPNWRAEEALRIKGLLRRTGGVKPALVIGDFNALSAALRPRRWWQWRRKYYDAEPYLKQRHDDLEYQVQPNRIGKRFRRQLADREQTKNLLRDGYMVDAAAHLGVPWHPTVGHWPDGQGDPDPWGMRRIDLILASRPVVPALQEYGVQGSKAALAGSDHLIPWITVDPVKIAVEAGGR, from the coding sequence ATGGCCATACTTATCGGCAACTACAACGCCTATAAGCTCAAGCTCGACGCCCGCGGCAGTACCGCCTGGTGCACCCGTGTCAAGGCCGTTCAGGAATTCGGTCCCGACCTGCTCGGCCTCCAGGAGGTCGTGGTCGACGAAGCTGCCACGCCGCCCGCGCAGTGGGACGCCGTCGCCGCCCTGACGATCGCGGCATTCGCCGAGGACTGCGGCCTGAGCGCCGCCGTCCCCGCCACCCCTGGGCGTCCGCAGGGAGTGGCCATGGCTGCCAACTCCCACCGCGCCTGGTACACGGCCGTGCTGTGGAACCCCGACTCCGTCGGCCACGTATCCGGCAGCTACCGGCCCCTGGGCGCACCCGACTTCTGGCACGGGCTGACCACCCTCGCCTTCGACATCGGCGCCGCCGAACCCCTTACCTTGGTCTCCTACCAGGGGGACCCGTTCCGCCCGAACTGGCGCGCGGAGGAGGCCCTGCGTATCAAGGGCCTGCTGCGTCGTACGGGAGGCGTGAAGCCCGCCCTCGTCATCGGCGACTTCAACGCCCTGTCCGCGGCCCTAAGGCCACGTCGATGGTGGCAGTGGCGCCGAAAGTACTACGACGCCGAGCCGTACCTGAAACAGCGTCACGACGATCTCGAATACCAGGTCCAACCCAACCGAATCGGCAAGCGCTTCCGCAGACAACTGGCGGACAGAGAGCAGACCAAGAACCTGCTGCGCGACGGTTACATGGTCGACGCCGCCGCCCACCTGGGCGTGCCTTGGCACCCCACGGTCGGCCACTGGCCAGACGGCCAGGGCGACCCCGACCCCTGGGGCATGCGCCGCATCGACCTGATCCTCGCCTCCCGCCCCGTCGTCCCCGCGCTGCAGGAGTACGGGGTACAGGGCAGCAAGGCGGCGTTGGCAGGGTCGGATCACCTCATTCCCTGGATCACCGTCGACCCGGTGAAAATTGCGGTTGAGGCGGGTGGCCGGTGA
- a CDS encoding tetratricopeptide repeat protein encodes MSPLSTPNRLSEAQQLLEHGDFTQAVTLYQEVLPDLDAEFGIDHDTPWQARLMLGLALYGLGRFAEAETYHRRALEGRDRILGPDHPDTIRTRSRLADAVGEQGRFKQAEAIAQEAIRLGEAKGLQSHDGVLMARLTVAWIRFRQERWEEAAQLATEVRADLERCVGAEHQLTFSAGNLLARCLQNTGDLEGAEARAKQVYSGRLGMLGAEHPHTIAIAHDLVDILVAEGKVPEAASLAAKVLPAAERALGGAHRWTAGLRERATMAHSGQEGS; translated from the coding sequence GTGTCACCGCTCAGCACACCCAATCGGCTCAGCGAAGCTCAACAACTCTTGGAGCACGGCGACTTCACCCAGGCTGTGACTCTGTACCAAGAAGTCCTCCCGGACCTCGACGCCGAGTTCGGCATCGACCACGACACTCCGTGGCAGGCCCGCCTCATGCTCGGACTCGCCCTTTATGGCCTCGGCCGTTTCGCTGAGGCAGAGACGTATCACCGTCGTGCGCTGGAGGGCCGGGACCGCATACTCGGCCCCGATCATCCGGACACGATCCGGACCCGTTCCCGGCTCGCTGACGCGGTGGGCGAGCAGGGGCGCTTCAAGCAAGCCGAGGCAATCGCTCAGGAGGCGATCAGGCTTGGCGAGGCCAAGGGACTTCAGTCGCACGACGGGGTGCTGATGGCTCGCCTGACTGTGGCGTGGATCAGATTCCGCCAGGAACGGTGGGAAGAGGCCGCGCAGTTGGCGACCGAAGTCCGTGCGGACTTGGAACGCTGTGTCGGCGCAGAGCACCAGCTCACCTTCTCGGCCGGGAACCTGCTGGCCAGGTGCCTACAGAACACCGGGGACCTGGAAGGCGCCGAAGCGCGCGCGAAACAGGTGTACTCCGGGCGTCTCGGGATGCTGGGAGCGGAGCATCCTCACACGATCGCCATCGCCCACGATCTGGTCGACATCCTGGTTGCAGAAGGCAAGGTGCCGGAGGCGGCTTCGCTGGCTGCGAAGGTGTTGCCGGCTGCGGAGCGTGCCCTCGGTGGCGCCCACCGCTGGACGGCCGGACTGCGCGAGAGGGCCACCATGGCTCACTCTGGACAGGAGGGGTCGTGA
- a CDS encoding GntR family transcriptional regulator, translated as MRPGATKWDAQFRACCQCLLADHPPAGDDRCTARPGAGVVCERPRHTHRSLPLLLRNRLPPRNPTGSDRPEYRPSRLCPVPQTGRAQPMVIAPLNSSVELSHEETYALDPKQTGQANSVYRGLREAIAVGDIPPGTLLSSTDLASGYKVTRHVVAVALRGLTRDYLVALHHLGARVVESPQLAGSPGTADARRGDTQRVRGARDATAPH; from the coding sequence ATGCGGCCTGGCGCTACCAAGTGGGATGCCCAGTTCAGAGCCTGTTGTCAGTGCCTCTTGGCAGACCACCCGCCCGCCGGTGATGACCGATGCACGGCCCGCCCCGGGGCCGGCGTGGTCTGTGAACGACCTCGACACACTCATCGATCTCTGCCGCTCCTGCTTCGGAACCGCCTGCCCCCTCGCAACCCCACCGGCTCCGACCGGCCCGAGTACCGCCCCTCCCGCTTGTGCCCCGTGCCGCAAACGGGACGGGCCCAACCCATGGTGATCGCCCCATTGAACTCATCAGTCGAACTCTCGCATGAAGAAACGTACGCCCTCGATCCCAAGCAGACCGGGCAGGCCAACAGCGTCTACCGCGGTCTACGAGAAGCGATTGCCGTCGGAGACATCCCGCCCGGAACGCTCCTGTCCTCCACTGACCTGGCGAGCGGGTACAAGGTGACCCGCCATGTCGTGGCCGTCGCCCTGCGCGGCCTGACCCGGGACTACCTGGTCGCCCTTCACCACTTAGGCGCACGTGTCGTCGAATCTCCACAGCTAGCTGGCTCGCCCGGCACTGCAGATGCGAGGCGGGGAGACACGCAGCGAGTTCGTGGAGCGCGTGATGCGACGGCGCCTCACTGA
- a CDS encoding aminoglycoside phosphotransferase family protein — MPSALHELVESVTDTYTVVAEHPRPGPIRPSLWEVHAPGGQRWFAKQHAGPKLHQREVDAYRNWTVSLGDGRTPDLLTAAAVSRTVLVTAVPGRSLDSLRLPAEQARKAYEQAGELLARHHAAAGGEPTADPTEHEWEETVSKVLATATTYVPKHELSTARALLSEPPPRLPQVAGHGDYMPKHWMWDESEQLLRVIDFERAELQPAPRRDLSRLRYRILHHNPDLNAAFHHGYGRTLTEAEVAACRAYGALDAVDSLAWGIQHHDIGLVDEAHTMLENLRLETRKRVWSGRCP; from the coding sequence ATGCCCAGCGCACTCCACGAACTGGTGGAGTCGGTAACCGACACGTACACCGTGGTTGCCGAACACCCCCGCCCTGGCCCCATCCGGCCATCCCTCTGGGAAGTCCACGCACCCGGAGGGCAGCGGTGGTTTGCCAAGCAGCATGCCGGCCCCAAGCTGCATCAGCGTGAGGTAGATGCATACCGGAATTGGACGGTCTCCCTCGGCGACGGCCGGACGCCAGACCTGCTCACCGCCGCGGCTGTCTCGCGCACCGTCCTGGTCACAGCTGTGCCCGGCCGCAGCCTCGACTCGCTCCGGCTGCCAGCCGAGCAGGCGCGCAAAGCCTACGAGCAGGCGGGTGAACTCCTCGCTCGCCATCACGCTGCCGCCGGCGGCGAGCCCACCGCGGACCCGACCGAGCACGAGTGGGAAGAGACGGTGTCAAAGGTGCTGGCGACTGCCACCACATACGTGCCCAAGCACGAACTCTCAACAGCACGAGCCCTCCTGAGCGAGCCGCCCCCACGGCTGCCGCAGGTAGCTGGGCACGGCGACTACATGCCGAAGCACTGGATGTGGGACGAATCCGAGCAACTGCTAAGGGTCATCGACTTCGAACGCGCCGAGCTCCAGCCCGCGCCACGCCGGGATCTCAGCCGCCTGCGCTACCGGATCCTGCATCACAACCCGGACCTCAACGCCGCATTCCATCACGGGTACGGCCGCACGCTGACCGAGGCGGAAGTGGCGGCGTGCCGGGCGTACGGAGCACTGGACGCTGTCGACTCCCTGGCTTGGGGCATCCAGCATCACGACATCGGCCTGGTCGACGAAGCCCACACCATGCTGGAGAACCTGCGCCTGGAGACCCGCAAGCGCGTGTGGAGCGGGAGGTGCCCGTGA